One Natronomonas moolapensis 8.8.11 genomic region harbors:
- a CDS encoding HesB/IscA family protein produces the protein MSQSVEPSRDPVEVTETAADQALSLIEQEGYDTDKAGLRLFVQQGGCAGLSYGLRFDVEPEDDDAITEHHGLRVFVDPASQKYIDGSVLDFEGGLQGKGFDVENPNVESECGCGESFRT, from the coding sequence ATGAGTCAAAGCGTTGAACCCTCGAGAGACCCGGTCGAAGTGACCGAAACAGCCGCCGACCAGGCGCTGTCCCTCATCGAGCAGGAGGGCTATGATACCGACAAGGCCGGCCTCCGGCTGTTCGTCCAGCAGGGCGGCTGTGCGGGGCTCTCGTACGGACTTCGCTTCGATGTCGAACCCGAAGACGACGATGCGATAACCGAACACCACGGCCTCCGGGTGTTCGTCGACCCGGCGAGTCAGAAGTACATCGACGGCTCTGTTCTCGACTTCGAGGGCGGCCTCCAGGGCAAGGGCTTCGACGTCGAGAACCCCAACGTCGAAAGCGAGTGCGGCTGTGGGGAGTCCTTCCGGACCTGA
- a CDS encoding ABC transporter ATP-binding protein, with protein MSTPALEIDGLRKSYDDVTALDGVSLTVPEGQFFGLLGPNGAGKTTFINILVGLVRKSGGTARVFGHDVEDDYRRTRDAIGLAPQEFNVDRFFPIREVLEHKAGYHGIPAAAARERADEVLKQVGIYGKRDTRFDWLSGGMKRRFLLARALITDPDLLILDEPTAGVDVQLRRDLWELVTDLNEQGKTILLTTHYIEEAERLCDEVAILDSGRVRAVATPDELKDRGSDRISVELSTSPAALPELLSGDDRVESIDTDGRQLTVVARKGGLVAPQLVRELDREGLEIVDLEISRTSLEEVFVEMTRQGGGEQDGGTSGDRDAPEDGAGDGANSGDDGAQTERRAAAGGVE; from the coding sequence GTGAGCACCCCGGCGCTCGAGATCGACGGCCTCCGGAAGAGTTACGACGACGTGACCGCCCTCGACGGCGTCTCGCTGACCGTCCCGGAGGGGCAGTTCTTCGGACTGCTCGGCCCCAACGGGGCCGGCAAAACGACTTTTATCAATATCCTCGTCGGCCTCGTTCGGAAATCAGGTGGTACCGCCCGCGTCTTCGGCCACGACGTCGAGGACGACTACCGGCGGACCCGCGACGCCATCGGCCTCGCGCCCCAGGAGTTCAACGTCGATCGGTTCTTCCCGATCCGCGAGGTGCTCGAGCACAAGGCGGGATACCACGGGATCCCCGCGGCGGCGGCCCGCGAGCGCGCCGACGAGGTGCTCAAACAGGTCGGCATCTATGGGAAGCGCGACACCCGTTTCGATTGGCTCTCCGGGGGCATGAAGCGGCGGTTCCTGTTGGCGCGCGCGTTGATCACCGATCCCGACCTGTTGATTCTCGACGAGCCGACCGCGGGCGTCGACGTCCAGCTCCGGCGGGACCTGTGGGAACTCGTCACCGATCTCAACGAACAGGGTAAGACGATCCTGTTGACCACCCACTACATCGAGGAGGCGGAGCGTCTCTGCGACGAGGTCGCGATCCTCGATTCGGGCCGGGTGCGTGCGGTCGCGACCCCCGACGAACTGAAGGACCGCGGGAGCGATCGGATCTCGGTCGAACTCAGCACCTCGCCCGCCGCCCTTCCCGAGTTGCTCTCTGGGGACGACCGCGTCGAATCGATCGACACCGACGGCCGCCAGCTCACCGTCGTCGCTCGAAAGGGCGGGCTAGTCGCACCCCAGCTCGTTCGCGAACTCGACCGCGAGGGCCTCGAGATCGTCGACCTCGAGATCAGCCGCACCTCCCTCGAGGAGGTCTTCGTCGAGATGACCCGCCAGGGTGGCGGTGAGCAAGACGGCGGGACGTCCGGCGACCGGGACGCCCCCGAAGACGGTGCGGGCGATGGGGCAAACTCGGGTGACGACGGCGCGCAGACAGAGCGCCGCGCCGCCGCCGGGGGCGTCGAATGA
- a CDS encoding IS6-like element ISNamo9 family transposase, whose translation MFKNTRLNGCLDEIELGFVEREATPKLLMKLGIQLHLTGLSLSNTVSILEIFGVERARSTVHNWVHKADLQPESNWSPDHVAVDETVIQLNDEQYWLYAAVDPETNELLHTTLEPTTNKVIAHEFFAELREKHDVDGAVFLIDGSHSLKHACRRHSLDFRYEKHGNRNSVERVFREIKRRTTSFSNCFSNAEADTADDWLRSFAFAWNQLI comes from the coding sequence ATGTTCAAAAACACCCGCCTCAACGGCTGTTTGGACGAGATTGAGTTAGGTTTTGTGGAACGAGAAGCGACACCGAAATTGCTGATGAAGCTCGGTATTCAACTCCATTTGACTGGACTATCACTTTCGAATACCGTTTCAATTCTTGAAATATTCGGTGTCGAACGAGCTCGATCTACCGTTCACAACTGGGTTCACAAAGCTGATCTACAGCCCGAATCTAATTGGAGCCCGGATCACGTTGCGGTCGATGAAACCGTGATCCAACTCAATGATGAGCAGTATTGGCTGTACGCCGCTGTCGATCCCGAAACAAACGAATTACTGCATACAACGCTTGAGCCAACGACAAACAAGGTAATTGCTCACGAATTCTTTGCCGAACTTCGTGAGAAACATGACGTTGACGGCGCGGTGTTTCTCATCGATGGCTCGCACTCCTTGAAACATGCCTGTCGCCGTCACAGCCTCGATTTCAGATATGAAAAACATGGAAATCGGAATAGTGTCGAACGTGTCTTTCGAGAGATAAAACGACGAACTACCAGTTTCTCAAACTGTTTCAGCAACGCCGAAGCAGATACCGCCGACGACTGGCTTCGATCCTTCGCCTTCGCATGGAATCAGCTTATCTGA
- a CDS encoding IS5-like element ISNamo4 family transposase, with translation MSPAILQDDPSVESFFNVVETETLALFEHLSFEFLEGFDVFAPAETGRTRDLEPPEMMRGFLHCYYKDIYGIRPVARELNNTIVWLSCGFDRPPSRDAVDRFLTDLEHVVDEVFDWLVEQAARRGLLDLTYCIDSTDVRAMPADQDASKCYDPTDDEYYYGYGCTIASTGQKIPIAAEFTESKQAPEETAMRVTRDALAVAKPIWMVGDSAYDTLDWHDHLLAAGVVPVAPYNARNADDPKDIQYRVEGRIDEHSEDVQLKQSTLDETYNRRTGVERTNESVNDCGLGRTHARGRVHARAQVFLSLCLRLVVAITNYERGDNPGSTIITV, from the coding sequence ATGAGTCCAGCGATCCTGCAAGATGATCCTTCGGTAGAATCGTTCTTCAATGTCGTGGAAACGGAGACGTTGGCGTTGTTCGAGCATCTCTCGTTCGAGTTTCTCGAAGGGTTCGACGTGTTCGCCCCGGCGGAGACGGGGCGAACACGAGATCTTGAACCGCCCGAGATGATGCGTGGCTTCCTCCACTGCTATTACAAGGACATCTACGGCATCCGTCCGGTTGCACGAGAACTGAACAACACCATTGTCTGGCTCAGCTGTGGCTTCGATCGACCGCCGTCGAGAGACGCGGTCGATCGCTTTCTCACCGACCTCGAACACGTTGTTGACGAAGTCTTCGACTGGCTCGTCGAGCAGGCCGCCCGGCGCGGCCTGCTCGACTTGACCTACTGTATCGATTCAACCGACGTGAGGGCGATGCCCGCCGATCAAGACGCCTCGAAGTGCTACGATCCAACCGACGACGAGTACTACTACGGCTACGGTTGCACGATCGCCTCGACCGGGCAAAAGATCCCGATTGCAGCCGAGTTCACCGAGAGTAAGCAAGCGCCAGAAGAGACTGCGATGCGCGTCACGCGTGACGCGCTCGCCGTCGCCAAGCCGATCTGGATGGTCGGTGACAGCGCCTACGACACGCTCGACTGGCACGACCACCTGCTGGCCGCAGGGGTCGTGCCAGTCGCTCCGTACAACGCCCGAAACGCCGATGACCCAAAAGATATCCAGTACAGAGTCGAAGGCCGCATCGACGAACACAGCGAAGACGTCCAACTGAAGCAATCCACGTTGGATGAGACGTACAACCGCCGCACAGGAGTCGAACGGACCAACGAATCAGTGAACGACTGCGGCCTCGGGCGAACGCACGCCCGAGGCCGCGTCCACGCGCGAGCGCAGGTGTTCCTCTCGCTGTGCCTTCGCCTCGTCGTCGCTATCACTAACTACGAACGCGGAGACAATCCGGGAAGCACGATCATCACGGTGTGA
- a CDS encoding aldehyde dehydrogenase family protein has translation MSTDSESQSSAERKSAIKKRHEQAANDVLPDHRQLFIGGSWVPSASGDSFETTDPTTGETLASVAAGNAKDIDRAVEAAWDAYDETYSGMSTAERQAMLDGIADAVEEHDEEFARLESLDNGKPISEARIDVELVIDHFRYFAGLARAEEGRTVNTDDSRHVQTIREPYGVVGQIIPWNFPLLMAAWKLAPALSAGNTIVLKPAEETPLSILKLMEITEDVIPDGVVNVVTGFGPGAGEPLSKHPDIRKLAFTGSTEIGREVMKSAAESITDVTLELGGKSPLVVFPDADLEKAVETTITSIFFNTGECCCAGSRLFVHEDIKGEFLDELAAAAEDLTVDDPLLESTDLGPKVTAAQVERTLGYIEEAEQEGAAFVTGGSQPDDEALSDGCFVAPTLIDEIDHDSNPVQEEIFGPVQEVFSWSEYDDMMELANDVDYGLAAGILTEDLTKAHQCAKDIEAGTIWVNTYNDFPTGQPFGGYKQSGIGREIGEEAIEHYTQTKAVNISLD, from the coding sequence ATGTCGACAGATAGCGAATCACAGAGTAGCGCGGAGCGGAAGTCAGCAATTAAAAAACGTCACGAACAGGCGGCAAATGACGTGTTGCCCGACCATCGGCAGTTGTTCATCGGGGGTTCATGGGTACCGAGTGCCTCTGGCGACTCGTTCGAGACGACGGATCCGACCACCGGCGAGACATTAGCGTCGGTGGCCGCCGGAAACGCCAAGGACATCGACAGAGCCGTTGAGGCCGCGTGGGATGCATACGACGAGACGTACAGTGGGATGTCGACGGCAGAACGACAGGCGATGCTCGATGGAATTGCGGATGCCGTTGAGGAGCACGACGAGGAGTTCGCCCGGTTGGAAAGCCTCGATAATGGGAAGCCGATTTCGGAGGCACGGATCGACGTCGAACTGGTCATCGATCACTTCCGGTACTTCGCGGGGCTCGCCCGCGCCGAGGAAGGACGTACCGTCAACACGGACGACAGCAGGCACGTCCAGACGATCCGAGAGCCCTACGGTGTCGTCGGACAGATAATCCCGTGGAACTTCCCGCTTTTGATGGCGGCTTGGAAGCTCGCTCCGGCGCTATCGGCTGGCAACACCATCGTACTGAAGCCTGCCGAAGAGACGCCGCTGAGTATTCTCAAACTAATGGAAATCACGGAAGACGTGATTCCTGACGGGGTCGTTAATGTCGTTACCGGGTTCGGACCGGGAGCAGGGGAGCCACTCTCGAAGCACCCTGACATCCGGAAATTAGCGTTCACTGGGTCGACAGAAATCGGACGTGAAGTGATGAAAAGCGCCGCCGAAAGCATCACCGACGTGACGCTTGAACTGGGCGGGAAGAGCCCGCTCGTTGTGTTCCCCGATGCAGACCTCGAGAAGGCTGTCGAGACAACAATTACGTCGATCTTCTTTAATACCGGTGAGTGCTGTTGTGCCGGGTCGCGGTTGTTCGTGCATGAAGATATCAAAGGCGAATTCCTAGATGAACTTGCGGCCGCAGCAGAAGACCTGACCGTAGATGACCCGCTTCTAGAGTCGACAGACCTTGGCCCGAAGGTGACCGCAGCGCAAGTCGAGCGCACGTTGGGCTACATAGAGGAGGCAGAACAGGAAGGGGCAGCCTTCGTCACCGGGGGGAGTCAGCCGGACGACGAGGCACTCTCGGATGGGTGCTTCGTCGCGCCGACGCTCATTGACGAGATTGACCACGACAGCAACCCAGTCCAGGAGGAGATCTTTGGCCCGGTTCAAGAAGTGTTCAGTTGGAGCGAGTATGATGACATGATGGAATTAGCTAACGATGTCGACTACGGTCTCGCAGCGGGTATCCTCACAGAAGATCTTACGAAGGCCCACCAGTGTGCGAAAGACATCGAAGCGGGGACTATCTGGGTCAACACCTACAACGACTTCCCGACGGGGCAGCCGTTTGGTGGGTACAAACAGTCCGGGATCGGTCGAGAAATCGGCGAGGAAGCGATCGAACACTACACGCAGACAAAAGCGGTGAACATCTCACTCGACTGA
- a CDS encoding DEAD/DEAH box helicase, translating to MTLQDVSWRPVYESGFGRDETLMDAFYRPFLSEIVRYDRLAGYLSLRSLANALEGIDSLLETEGQVRVIAGADLQERERGALFPDSDEPLSPWVESQLAIIGTLLDRSDLEIRVGDPAPGGGIFHPKLGIGIDNAEKPNKLSFEGSVNETLTAWQHNYERFKVHRSWMDGERKYVEEDVDTFQRLWEDAHPSVDVYELDEAAQQDIIDWTETGRDLEQHVERVRQHSPEATVSESTTGKVVSAAGRSPGGLHLAEDISTLEQIWPHQRTISDTAVSVYPNNLLFCDEVGLGKTIEIGLTLSRLVHTGQVENALLLVPAGLVQQWQDELFNRFNIHAYYHDRAYDGDYLVGPFGGPSDHRVKLDGWRQADTWSNTPIGGYIHDRDEPSVIIQSWHTARREDNQPHVAPERDDTLWDLTVVDEAHSAREETQLYDLLTRVESVSECLYALTATPMQLNVGELYDLLRLVDLPESWDDKEQFEEFFETRRVLEESLNEGETGSRGSNLAEQTVLDSVREELELGDDDEGKQLAQTRIETFAEMLHDHIDAHLGYDGRAQEVVDSTESLGLKQRKSLEKLVGLRETSSRFDNPRRLAFDCGVEGWEALVEAAEWATPVQSRIFRNTRSVLEDCKELGLLEDTVPKRSVETKRIDLGEAKPLYDRVEDYIDDTYEASQKALTGKEKLALGFVMTTYRQRLTSSLYAIKESLSRRIDKLDEEVEDMTEEVSRLSEDTGVTEATIDEVVGQTSLDAYRPTGDLSIVSRELEELRDFIDELNRAITDPKIVHLRNDIKSLRQDARDNIVIFTQYQDTLDHIRHTLTDTHPNVGTYSGSGGSRYNAETDSWEMVGKETIKKEFTSTGGTNILICTDSASEGLNLQTADALINYDLPWNPMRVEQRIGRIDRIGQTNPVVKIINYAYEDSVDGDIYEELENRLDLFEDVVGPMRPVLNSLEGDIKTAVMDDDFGDTGEQVTDQAEQRAEAAQREAENAGLDKEEEAEVTRESLIRNAGLVGWGDAHHPAIAGVGQRTRAYEPTASLELMETLLTQSRVLGSAGWEFTALRNHDRADEYPGTARGAYVLDAPDQTEIETPETAKTTAQAELRGADEAVVTFDPAVAEEFPSIRLLLPGDPLFDNLVAKTTQGQDSEVAFVCGSQEAESVTVETDYEGTAGADVVLPAVQNNSRGNLPEGTSLPDVSDAKQTIHSWLTEE from the coding sequence ATGACACTCCAAGACGTCTCGTGGCGACCGGTGTACGAGAGCGGCTTCGGCCGCGACGAGACGTTGATGGACGCATTTTACCGCCCCTTTCTCAGTGAGATTGTCCGGTACGACCGACTCGCAGGCTACCTGAGCCTCCGCAGCCTCGCCAACGCTCTCGAAGGCATCGACTCTCTGTTGGAAACCGAGGGACAAGTACGTGTTATCGCTGGGGCAGACCTACAGGAACGGGAGAGAGGTGCCTTGTTTCCCGATAGCGACGAACCACTCTCTCCGTGGGTTGAGTCCCAGCTCGCCATCATCGGCACACTCCTCGACCGGAGCGACCTCGAAATCCGGGTTGGTGACCCCGCTCCCGGTGGCGGGATATTTCATCCGAAGCTCGGCATCGGAATCGACAACGCAGAGAAGCCGAACAAGCTCTCCTTCGAGGGGAGTGTCAACGAGACGCTGACTGCGTGGCAACACAACTATGAGCGGTTCAAAGTCCACCGTTCATGGATGGACGGCGAGCGCAAGTACGTCGAAGAGGACGTTGACACTTTCCAGCGGCTCTGGGAGGACGCTCACCCCTCCGTCGACGTCTACGAACTTGATGAGGCCGCCCAGCAGGACATCATCGACTGGACCGAGACTGGCCGCGACCTCGAACAACACGTCGAACGTGTCCGCCAGCACTCACCTGAAGCGACTGTCTCCGAGAGTACCACCGGGAAGGTTGTCTCCGCCGCTGGGCGTTCACCGGGTGGACTGCACCTCGCCGAAGACATCAGCACGCTCGAACAGATATGGCCCCACCAGCGGACGATTTCCGACACGGCTGTCTCTGTCTACCCGAACAATCTCCTGTTCTGTGACGAGGTCGGACTTGGGAAGACCATCGAAATCGGACTGACGCTCTCTCGGCTCGTCCACACTGGTCAGGTTGAGAACGCGCTGCTGCTCGTCCCGGCTGGATTGGTTCAGCAGTGGCAGGACGAGCTGTTCAACCGATTCAATATCCACGCCTACTACCACGACCGAGCATACGACGGCGACTATCTCGTTGGTCCGTTTGGTGGGCCGAGCGACCACCGAGTCAAGCTGGATGGTTGGCGGCAGGCCGATACATGGAGCAACACTCCTATCGGAGGGTACATCCACGACCGCGATGAGCCGAGCGTCATCATCCAGTCGTGGCACACTGCCCGGCGAGAAGACAACCAGCCCCACGTCGCTCCCGAACGCGACGACACGCTCTGGGACCTTACGGTCGTCGACGAGGCCCACAGCGCACGAGAAGAGACACAGCTGTACGACCTGCTCACCAGAGTCGAGTCGGTTTCGGAGTGTCTCTATGCACTCACAGCGACCCCGATGCAGCTGAACGTGGGCGAGCTGTACGACCTGCTCCGGTTGGTCGACTTGCCCGAGTCGTGGGACGACAAGGAGCAGTTCGAGGAGTTCTTCGAGACACGCCGAGTGCTCGAAGAGAGTCTCAACGAGGGGGAAACGGGCTCTCGGGGGTCGAACCTTGCCGAACAGACGGTTCTTGACTCTGTCCGGGAGGAACTGGAACTCGGCGATGACGATGAAGGAAAACAGCTCGCACAGACCCGTATTGAGACGTTCGCAGAGATGCTCCACGACCACATCGATGCCCATCTCGGCTACGACGGCCGGGCACAGGAAGTCGTGGACAGCACCGAGTCGCTCGGGCTGAAGCAGCGCAAGTCGCTTGAGAAGTTGGTAGGGCTCAGAGAGACATCCTCGCGGTTCGACAACCCCCGCCGTCTCGCCTTCGATTGCGGCGTTGAGGGCTGGGAGGCACTCGTTGAGGCGGCCGAGTGGGCGACGCCGGTCCAGTCCCGCATCTTCCGGAACACGCGGTCTGTCTTGGAGGACTGCAAGGAACTGGGGCTACTGGAAGACACCGTCCCAAAGCGGTCAGTCGAGACGAAGCGAATCGACCTCGGAGAGGCGAAGCCGCTGTACGACCGGGTCGAGGACTACATCGACGACACGTACGAGGCCTCGCAGAAGGCTCTCACCGGGAAAGAGAAGCTCGCACTTGGGTTCGTGATGACGACCTACCGACAGCGGCTCACGAGTAGTCTCTACGCTATCAAGGAGAGCCTCAGCCGCCGCATCGACAAGCTGGACGAAGAGGTCGAGGACATGACCGAGGAAGTCTCGCGGCTCAGCGAAGATACGGGAGTGACCGAAGCGACGATTGACGAGGTCGTCGGACAGACCTCGCTCGACGCGTACCGACCGACCGGAGACCTGAGCATCGTAAGCCGCGAGCTCGAAGAGCTCCGTGACTTCATCGACGAACTCAACCGTGCAATCACCGACCCAAAGATTGTCCACCTACGAAACGACATCAAGAGCCTCCGACAGGACGCCCGTGACAACATTGTCATCTTTACGCAGTATCAGGATACGCTCGACCATATTCGGCACACGCTGACCGACACACACCCGAATGTCGGAACCTACAGCGGGTCTGGCGGGAGTCGATACAACGCCGAGACCGACTCATGGGAGATGGTCGGGAAGGAAACCATCAAAAAGGAATTCACCAGCACAGGTGGAACAAATATCCTCATCTGTACGGATAGCGCGAGCGAAGGGCTTAATCTTCAGACGGCGGACGCGCTCATCAACTACGACCTGCCGTGGAATCCGATGCGGGTCGAGCAGCGCATTGGTCGTATCGACCGCATCGGGCAGACAAATCCAGTAGTCAAAATCATCAACTACGCCTACGAGGACAGCGTCGACGGTGACATCTATGAGGAGCTGGAGAACCGGCTCGACCTCTTCGAGGACGTCGTTGGGCCAATGCGTCCCGTCCTCAACAGTCTTGAAGGCGATATCAAGACAGCGGTCATGGACGACGATTTCGGAGATACAGGCGAACAGGTAACCGACCAAGCCGAGCAGCGCGCCGAGGCGGCACAGAGAGAAGCGGAAAATGCGGGCCTTGACAAGGAAGAGGAAGCCGAGGTGACGCGAGAATCGCTCATCCGTAATGCAGGGCTGGTCGGTTGGGGTGATGCTCATCATCCGGCTATAGCGGGAGTCGGCCAGCGTACTCGCGCATATGAGCCTACTGCGAGTCTTGAACTGATGGAGACTCTTCTCACACAGAGCCGAGTGTTAGGCTCGGCCGGCTGGGAGTTCACCGCTCTTCGGAACCACGACCGAGCCGACGAGTACCCCGGAACAGCACGTGGTGCGTACGTGTTGGATGCTCCTGACCAGACTGAAATCGAGACGCCCGAGACAGCCAAAACGACGGCGCAGGCTGAGCTGAGGGGAGCTGACGAAGCGGTGGTTACCTTCGACCCAGCTGTGGCAGAGGAGTTCCCATCTATTCGTCTGTTGCTCCCTGGAGACCCGCTCTTCGATAATCTCGTCGCAAAGACGACACAAGGACAAGACTCCGAAGTTGCCTTCGTTTGCGGGTCTCAGGAGGCAGAAAGCGTGACCGTTGAGACAGATTACGAGGGTACTGCTGGTGCTGATGTTGTCCTACCGGCTGTCCAAAATAACTCTCGGGGGAATTTGCCCGAGGGGACATCTTTGCCGGACGTATCAGACGCGAAGCAGACTATCCACAGCTGGTTGACTGAGGAGTGA